A DNA window from Canis lupus familiaris isolate Mischka breed German Shepherd chromosome 10, alternate assembly UU_Cfam_GSD_1.0, whole genome shotgun sequence contains the following coding sequences:
- the COA5 gene encoding cytochrome c oxidase assembly factor 5, protein MPRYYEDKPEGGACAGVKEDLGACLLQSDCVLQEGKSPRQCLKEGNCKALKYSFFECKRSMLDARARFRGRKGY, encoded by the exons ATGCCCCGTTATTACGAGGACAAGCCGGAGGGCGGCGCGTGCGCGGGCGTGAAGGAGGACCTGGGCGCCTGTCTGCTGCAGTCGGACTGTGTGCTCCAG GAAGGAAAATCCCCTCGACAGTGTCTGAAGGAAGGAAACTGCAAAGCtctgaaatactcattttttgaATGTAAAAGATCAATG TTGGATGCCAGAGCCAGATTCCGAGGAAGAAAAGGATATTGA